Proteins from a genomic interval of Enterococcus faecium:
- a CDS encoding lysozyme family protein, which produces MKRKRLSIIRILFYMIILTVIGAVLFLGGRTYRSVKRVESYQIEITTAAKNYHMENYENLIKAIILTESKGKGTDLMQSSESLHGEAEIIDNPADSIDQGVKYLAEMIVEAKKQGCDLWTAVQAYNFGKDYIAYVKNHGGENTVELAEAYSKDVLSPLLGNEEGKQYRYWRIQSLLYNGGYLYHNGGNMFYPDIVKMNEKIIETYEKVFK; this is translated from the coding sequence ATGAAGCGAAAACGATTATCTATTATCCGTATTCTTTTTTACATGATCATTCTGACGGTTATTGGTGCGGTGTTGTTTTTAGGAGGAAGAACTTATCGTTCGGTAAAACGAGTGGAAAGCTATCAAATAGAAATAACAACAGCTGCAAAAAATTATCATATGGAAAACTACGAGAATTTGATCAAGGCGATAATATTGACCGAATCAAAAGGAAAAGGGACAGATCTCATGCAGAGCTCGGAAAGTCTGCATGGAGAAGCTGAGATCATTGATAATCCAGCTGACAGTATTGATCAAGGTGTCAAATATTTGGCGGAAATGATAGTAGAAGCAAAGAAACAAGGATGCGATTTATGGACAGCTGTCCAAGCATATAATTTTGGGAAAGATTATATTGCCTATGTAAAAAATCATGGCGGAGAAAACACAGTAGAATTAGCAGAAGCGTATTCTAAAGATGTGCTGAGCCCACTTTTAGGAAATGAGGAAGGGAAACAATACCGATATTGGCGGATCCAGTCCTTGCTTTACAATGGCGGCTATCTCTATCATAATGGAGGTAACATGTTTTATCCTGATATTGTCAAAATGAATGAAAAAATAATAGAGACCTATGAAAAAGTCTTTAAGTAA
- a CDS encoding alpha/beta fold hydrolase: MTDIIVILYTVGDYVKKEKKYAKMPDGSEIYYEKSGQGFPLFLLHGNDGSGRFFSEQVPVLERYYTVYLVDSRGHGRSTNEASMLNFQLMAEDLNTIMLLEKIDQADFLGFSDGANLALVFASSFPKKVHRLILNSGNTLVKGVRFSARVISNIHYAWVWLLSLFRPSLRKNLLVIKLLLHDIGLTENDLKKINSPTLIIVGKKDVIKLKHSLYIAKTIPKASFVLVKEQGHELARKDPERFNREVLQFLSET; the protein is encoded by the coding sequence ATGACTGATATAATCGTTATACTTTACACAGTAGGTGATTATGTGAAAAAAGAAAAGAAATATGCAAAAATGCCAGATGGGAGCGAAATTTACTATGAAAAGAGCGGTCAAGGCTTCCCTCTCTTTTTACTGCATGGCAATGACGGCAGCGGCCGCTTTTTTTCAGAACAGGTCCCTGTACTCGAACGCTACTATACCGTGTATCTAGTAGATAGCCGAGGACATGGTCGTTCGACAAACGAAGCATCTATGTTGAATTTTCAGTTAATGGCCGAGGATCTGAATACGATCATGTTGCTGGAAAAAATCGATCAGGCAGATTTTCTTGGATTTAGTGATGGAGCAAATCTAGCACTGGTATTTGCCAGCAGCTTCCCTAAAAAAGTTCATCGATTGATTTTAAATTCTGGAAACACGCTTGTTAAAGGCGTTCGTTTTTCTGCCAGAGTCATCAGTAATATTCATTATGCATGGGTATGGTTACTCTCTTTATTTCGCCCAAGTCTTCGCAAAAATCTTTTAGTTATCAAACTTTTGCTGCATGACATCGGGCTTACAGAAAATGATTTAAAAAAAATCAACTCCCCCACTTTGATCATCGTGGGAAAAAAAGATGTAATCAAGCTAAAACATTCTTTGTATATAGCTAAAACTATACCAAAAGCTTCCTTTGTGCTTGTGAAAGAACAAGGACATGAATTAGCTAGAAAAGATCCTGAACGCTTCAATCGAGAAGTTCTTCAATTTCTTTCTGAAACATAA
- the mprF gene encoding bifunctional lysylphosphatidylglycerol flippase/synthetase MprF — MLKNTIQWLKNHLGLFKTIFLISVIVIIVGELMSIGKTLSIQQLGETFATIPVWKSGLMLLIGLISVLPMVGYDIILNRMLEQKQNPRYLFETSWLINTINNIAGFGGFVSVGLRSELYGQKKESRNVIQALSKVFLFLMAGLSIYSLLSFLLVVFTPVAPFLKQYWIWLIGGGLYFPVVFLFTTFKKKGFLGGTSLKTQGQLLLVSLLEWTGVLFSFLSVGYLMEIRIDLWQTIPLFIAASVIGIVSMIPGEIGSFDVMMIIGLSAIGVPREIVVVWILLYRLFYYIIPFLIGIVFFFKNIGSTFDQRYSGIPKQLATEIAHKIVVVLLYFSGIMLVLSATIPQAFTEFRWLHSLNPLKFHFIIQFPSILLGFLLIIMGRGIAARVKRAYLPTIFLIVLALLYVLLSDFSFTPVVFLSILLLIILASKNELFREQLIYSWEWRTIDGIIIGALSLLYIVIGVYNLPDFPHRRHHFISFFLFPSEKIWFSGLLAIIAVSFMIVLFVHFLQGEKKQIGEAFNEEKALKILTTYGGNSDSQLIFLKDKRMFAYEKDGEPTVLLQFACFNNKCIVMGDPSGKKEDFPEAIEAFIEETDRLCYLPVFYETSEEIVMILHEFGYDFIKMGEEAYVDLNSFTTSGKKMKGTRAVLNRIEREGFTFDVLQPPFSTEQMSTFKNISDNWLGSRKEKGFSLGFFSEDYLQRAPIAVVKNTQEEIVAFATIMPTYTNNKVGTIDLMRYDSKKAPSGSMDFLFLHLFAYMKEEHIQWFNLGMAPLSNVGTSRKSFLQERIAYLVYEFGSHFYSFHGLREYKSKYATNWVSRYTLYSRDSWIAYVMIALLIIDNAPVEQTQGRISGLKKWIRRKY, encoded by the coding sequence TTGTTAAAAAATACCATACAATGGCTGAAAAACCACCTAGGACTGTTCAAAACAATCTTTTTGATTTCTGTCATTGTCATTATTGTCGGTGAATTGATGTCCATCGGTAAAACTCTATCTATCCAGCAATTAGGAGAAACGTTTGCCACTATACCTGTATGGAAAAGCGGACTAATGCTATTGATTGGTCTTATCTCTGTGTTACCTATGGTTGGTTATGATATTATTTTGAATCGGATGCTTGAACAAAAGCAGAATCCTCGTTACCTGTTTGAGACAAGCTGGCTGATCAATACGATCAACAATATTGCCGGTTTCGGCGGGTTTGTTAGTGTGGGGCTTCGCTCTGAACTATATGGACAAAAGAAAGAGAGCAGAAACGTGATCCAAGCATTATCGAAAGTTTTCTTGTTTTTGATGGCTGGACTTTCTATTTACAGTCTGCTTTCTTTTTTACTTGTAGTCTTCACGCCAGTTGCTCCTTTTTTGAAGCAATATTGGATATGGTTGATCGGCGGCGGTCTATATTTTCCTGTCGTCTTTTTATTTACTACTTTCAAAAAGAAAGGATTCCTTGGTGGTACCTCACTTAAAACTCAAGGACAGCTATTGCTAGTTTCATTGTTGGAATGGACCGGTGTCCTGTTTAGTTTCCTTTCTGTTGGTTATTTAATGGAAATCCGGATTGATCTGTGGCAAACAATTCCATTATTCATTGCTGCTTCAGTGATAGGAATCGTGTCTATGATTCCAGGAGAAATTGGGAGTTTCGATGTAATGATGATTATCGGGTTGTCCGCTATTGGTGTGCCAAGAGAAATAGTCGTTGTGTGGATCTTGCTCTATCGCCTGTTCTACTACATCATTCCGTTTTTGATTGGAATCGTCTTTTTCTTCAAAAATATCGGTTCCACTTTTGATCAGCGTTATTCTGGTATCCCTAAACAATTAGCAACAGAAATTGCGCATAAAATCGTGGTTGTCTTATTATACTTTTCTGGAATCATGCTAGTACTTTCTGCCACTATCCCGCAAGCTTTTACAGAGTTTCGCTGGCTTCATAGTTTGAACCCATTGAAATTTCATTTTATTATCCAATTTCCTAGTATACTATTGGGATTTCTTTTAATCATTATGGGCAGAGGGATCGCAGCACGTGTTAAACGAGCATATTTGCCTACAATCTTCTTGATTGTTCTAGCTTTACTTTATGTTTTATTAAGTGATTTTAGTTTCACACCGGTGGTTTTCTTGTCTATTCTGCTTCTGATCATTCTTGCTTCTAAAAACGAATTATTTCGGGAACAATTGATCTATTCATGGGAGTGGCGTACGATCGATGGAATCATTATTGGTGCACTGTCCTTGCTTTACATCGTTATTGGGGTATACAATCTGCCGGATTTCCCTCATCGGCGTCACCATTTTATTTCCTTTTTCTTATTTCCTTCTGAAAAGATTTGGTTTTCGGGATTGTTGGCCATCATCGCTGTTAGTTTCATGATCGTTCTATTTGTTCATTTCCTTCAAGGAGAAAAGAAACAGATTGGCGAAGCCTTTAATGAAGAAAAGGCCCTGAAGATCCTTACAACTTATGGAGGAAACTCCGATAGTCAATTGATCTTCTTAAAAGATAAGCGGATGTTTGCCTATGAAAAAGACGGTGAACCAACTGTTCTTCTCCAATTCGCTTGCTTCAATAATAAATGTATTGTAATGGGTGATCCTTCTGGTAAGAAAGAAGATTTTCCAGAAGCAATCGAAGCTTTTATCGAAGAAACAGATCGACTATGCTATTTACCAGTTTTCTACGAAACAAGCGAAGAGATTGTTATGATTTTGCATGAATTCGGCTACGATTTCATTAAGATGGGGGAAGAAGCTTATGTAGACCTGAATAGTTTTACAACTTCAGGGAAAAAAATGAAGGGCACTCGTGCTGTCTTGAATCGGATCGAACGAGAAGGATTTACATTTGATGTCTTACAACCACCATTTTCTACTGAGCAAATGAGTACTTTCAAAAATATCTCTGATAATTGGTTGGGTTCACGAAAGGAAAAAGGGTTTTCTTTAGGCTTTTTCTCTGAAGATTATCTACAAAGAGCGCCTATTGCAGTTGTCAAAAATACCCAAGAAGAAATTGTCGCTTTTGCAACGATCATGCCTACTTACACGAACAATAAAGTAGGAACGATTGATCTGATGCGATATGATTCTAAAAAAGCACCTTCTGGCAGTATGGATTTCTTGTTCTTGCATTTGTTTGCCTATATGAAAGAAGAACATATCCAATGGTTCAATTTAGGGATGGCCCCTCTTTCAAATGTCGGAACTTCCAGAAAGAGTTTTTTACAGGAAAGGATTGCATACTTGGTTTACGAGTTTGGTTCTCATTTTTATTCTTTCCATGGATTAAGAGAATATAAAAGCAAGTACGCTACAAACTGGGTCTCACGTTATACTCTATATTCTAGAGATAGTTGGATTGCATATGTTATGATTGCTTTGCTGATTATTGATAATGCGCCAGTTGAGCAGACACAAGGTAGAATAAGTGGTTTGAAAAAATGGATACGAAGAAAGTATTAA
- the tuf gene encoding elongation factor Tu, with product MAKEHYDRSKPHVNIGTIGHVDHGKTTLTAAITTVLGKKGLANPQDYASIDAAPEERERGITINTAHVEYETEKRHYAHIDAPGHADYVKNMITGAAQMDGAILVVSATDGPMPQTREHILLSRQVGVKYLIVFLNKVDLVDDEELIDLVEMEVRELLSEYGFPGDDTPVIKGSALKALQGDPDAEAAIMELMDTVDEYIPTPERDTDKPLLLPVEDVFSITGRGTVASGRIDRGAVRVGDEVEIVGIKPETQKAVVTGVEMFRKTLDYGEAGDNVGVLLRGIQRDDIERGQVLAKPGSITPHTKFKAEVYVLTKEEGGRHTPFFNNYRPQFYFRTTDVTGTITLPEDTEMVMPGDNVTIDVDLIHPIAVENGTTFSIREGGRTVGSGIVTEIEA from the coding sequence ATGGCAAAAGAACATTATGACAGAAGTAAACCACACGTTAACATTGGTACGATTGGACACGTTGACCATGGGAAAACTACTTTAACTGCTGCGATCACTACAGTATTAGGCAAAAAAGGCCTAGCAAATCCTCAAGACTATGCTAGTATTGATGCAGCTCCAGAAGAACGTGAACGTGGGATTACGATCAATACCGCACACGTAGAATATGAAACAGAAAAACGCCACTACGCGCATATTGATGCACCAGGACACGCGGACTATGTGAAAAACATGATTACAGGGGCAGCACAAATGGATGGTGCAATCTTAGTTGTTTCTGCAACTGACGGTCCGATGCCTCAAACACGTGAACACATTTTATTGTCACGCCAAGTTGGTGTAAAATACCTGATTGTTTTCTTGAACAAAGTTGATTTAGTCGATGATGAAGAATTGATCGATTTGGTAGAAATGGAAGTTCGCGAGTTATTGAGCGAATATGGTTTCCCAGGCGATGACACTCCTGTGATCAAAGGTTCCGCATTAAAAGCATTGCAAGGCGATCCAGATGCTGAAGCTGCTATTATGGAATTGATGGATACAGTAGATGAATATATCCCAACACCAGAACGTGATACAGATAAACCATTACTATTGCCAGTGGAAGACGTCTTCTCAATTACAGGTCGAGGAACTGTTGCCTCAGGTCGTATTGATCGTGGTGCTGTTCGTGTCGGTGATGAGGTAGAGATCGTAGGGATCAAACCTGAAACACAAAAAGCAGTTGTAACAGGTGTAGAAATGTTCCGTAAAACGTTAGATTACGGGGAAGCTGGGGATAACGTAGGCGTGTTGTTACGGGGGATCCAACGTGACGATATCGAACGTGGACAAGTACTTGCTAAACCAGGTTCCATTACTCCACATACAAAATTCAAAGCAGAAGTGTACGTGTTGACAAAAGAAGAAGGTGGACGTCATACTCCATTCTTCAACAACTATCGTCCACAGTTCTACTTCCGCACAACTGATGTTACAGGAACAATCACATTGCCAGAAGATACAGAAATGGTCATGCCTGGTGACAACGTGACGATTGATGTTGACTTGATCCATCCAATCGCTGTTGAAAACGGAACGACATTCTCAATTCGTGAAGGCGGACGGACAGTAGGTTCAGGTATCGTTACAGAGATCGAAGCATAA
- a CDS encoding YxeA family protein, which translates to MKKLIGVLVVLGIFLGGSFAAYHYFYGGEAYYTKITTNGEMSATQADNGEKFTTYTYKQAAYNKDGEKKQVTLREEREHPLKMNAYLKLKVNPRKGVLSWEEIKASEVPKNAAEKIDN; encoded by the coding sequence ATGAAAAAATTAATTGGCGTACTTGTCGTTTTAGGCATATTTCTCGGCGGAAGTTTTGCAGCTTATCATTATTTTTACGGCGGCGAAGCTTATTATACAAAAATCACGACGAATGGCGAAATGTCAGCTACCCAAGCAGATAACGGAGAGAAATTCACGACTTATACCTACAAGCAAGCGGCTTATAATAAAGATGGTGAAAAAAAACAGGTGACGCTTCGCGAAGAAAGAGAACATCCATTAAAGATGAATGCGTATCTTAAACTCAAAGTCAATCCTCGTAAAGGTGTATTAAGCTGGGAAGAAATAAAGGCTTCTGAAGTGCCTAAAAATGCGGCAGAAAAAATCGATAATTAG
- a CDS encoding nucleoid-associated protein yields MDIYLKKAILHIIDRETGSPVFSQKELDLTKEYIRDFLQKKIQKISSAQTKTGQLAEESMIVESLKIAQENFVEASEAIVQRWFDIYQESEEAPSADVFVVLYELDTVMYLSLLKVNYREAYTHFVEADEAGIDNRLILNRAILGAKTQKADEAFAVNLTDWTYELIEKKYEFSGKKELYFSGRVIESVPAPSLEENVKVIQKVAKHLGKKFETEEFDIMADLKEAVYDTIEEKGRLDHEMIAEKVFKENITAKMAFKEEVQEQGFVPEAPPVKEVQEISEKKFGKQKFKLSNGIELIVPVDVYRNPDLIEFVNNPDGTISVMIKNVDEVLNRL; encoded by the coding sequence ATGGATATCTATTTAAAAAAAGCAATTCTGCATATTATTGACAGAGAAACTGGTTCTCCAGTCTTTTCACAAAAAGAGCTGGATCTGACAAAAGAATATATTCGTGATTTTCTTCAAAAGAAGATCCAAAAAATCTCTTCTGCTCAAACAAAAACTGGACAACTAGCAGAAGAAAGCATGATCGTTGAATCACTTAAAATCGCTCAAGAAAATTTTGTGGAAGCAAGTGAAGCAATCGTTCAGCGGTGGTTCGATATCTACCAAGAAAGTGAAGAAGCACCTAGTGCAGATGTATTTGTTGTCTTGTATGAATTAGATACAGTGATGTACTTATCTTTATTGAAAGTCAATTATCGTGAGGCTTACACTCACTTTGTTGAAGCAGACGAAGCAGGGATCGACAACCGCTTGATTTTGAATCGAGCAATTCTAGGGGCGAAAACACAAAAAGCAGATGAAGCATTCGCTGTGAATTTGACTGATTGGACCTACGAATTAATTGAAAAAAAATATGAGTTTTCTGGCAAAAAAGAGCTTTATTTTTCTGGAAGAGTGATCGAAAGTGTTCCTGCACCTTCTTTAGAAGAAAATGTAAAAGTGATCCAAAAAGTAGCCAAGCATCTTGGAAAAAAATTTGAGACAGAAGAATTTGATATCATGGCTGATTTGAAAGAAGCTGTCTATGATACGATAGAAGAAAAAGGTCGGTTGGATCATGAGATGATTGCGGAAAAAGTCTTCAAGGAAAACATCACGGCAAAAATGGCTTTTAAAGAAGAAGTACAAGAGCAAGGATTTGTCCCAGAAGCACCTCCTGTAAAAGAAGTACAAGAAATTTCTGAGAAAAAATTTGGAAAACAAAAATTCAAGCTATCAAACGGGATCGAACTGATCGTACCAGTAGATGTATATCGCAACCCAGATTTGATTGAATTTGTGAATAATCCGGATGGTACGATATCCGTGATGATCAAAAATGTGGATGAAGTATTGAATCGTTTATAA
- a CDS encoding aldo/keto reductase, with protein sequence MNSLTSTYRLSNGYEIPVVGFGTWQTPDGDVAVSSVKEALAAGYRHIDTAQGYKNEESVGQAIKESGIPREEIFLTTKLWNANHSYELVMSSFEESLKKLQTDYLDLFLIHWPNPVAFRDNWEQANADTWRAFEELYEAGKIKAIGVSNFLPHHLDTLAKTAKIMPMVNQVFLAPGELQTTVVEYAKKHDMILEAYSPLGTGKIFDVPEMKQIAEAHDKTIAQVALRWSLQHEFLPLPKSVTPSRIKENTELFDFELTEEEMKQIDQLDGVVGKAKDPDTTQF encoded by the coding sequence ATGAATTCATTAACAAGCACTTATCGTCTATCAAATGGTTACGAAATCCCGGTAGTAGGATTCGGCACATGGCAAACACCTGATGGGGATGTCGCTGTTTCCTCTGTTAAAGAAGCGCTGGCTGCAGGTTATCGCCATATCGATACTGCCCAAGGATACAAGAATGAAGAAAGCGTCGGCCAAGCGATTAAGGAAAGTGGAATTCCTAGAGAAGAGATATTCTTGACAACAAAATTATGGAATGCAAACCACAGCTATGAACTTGTGATGTCTTCTTTTGAAGAATCATTGAAGAAGCTCCAAACAGATTATTTAGATCTGTTTTTGATCCACTGGCCAAACCCTGTTGCTTTTCGTGATAATTGGGAACAAGCAAATGCAGATACATGGCGAGCATTTGAAGAACTGTATGAAGCAGGTAAAATCAAAGCAATCGGTGTGAGCAATTTCTTACCCCACCATCTAGATACACTAGCAAAAACAGCAAAAATTATGCCGATGGTCAATCAAGTTTTCCTTGCACCAGGCGAATTACAGACAACTGTAGTTGAGTATGCAAAAAAACATGATATGATCCTCGAAGCATATAGTCCATTAGGCACTGGTAAAATCTTCGATGTGCCTGAAATGAAACAAATCGCTGAAGCACATGACAAGACGATTGCACAAGTTGCTTTGCGTTGGTCGCTGCAACACGAATTCCTTCCTCTTCCTAAGTCAGTGACACCAAGCAGAATCAAAGAAAATACTGAATTATTTGATTTTGAATTAACAGAAGAAGAAATGAAACAAATCGATCAGTTAGATGGTGTAGTCGGCAAAGCAAAAGACCCAGATACTACCCAATTTTAA
- a CDS encoding hydroxymethylglutaryl-CoA reductase, degradative has translation MKEVVMIDAARTPIGKYRGSLSPFTAVELGTLVTKGLLDKTKLKKDKIDQVIFGNVLQAGNGQNVARQIALNSGLPVDVPAMTINEVCGSGMKAVILARQLIQLGEAELVIAGGTESMSQAPMLKQYQSETNEYGEPISSMVNDGLTDAFSNAHMGLTAENVATQFSVSREEQDRYALSSQLKAAHAVEAGVFSEEIIPVKISDEDVLSEDEAVRGNSTLEKLGTLRTVFSEEGTVTAGNASPLNDGASVVILASKEYAENNNLPYLATIKEVAEVGIDPSIMGIAPIKAIQKLTDRSGMNLSTIDLFEINEAFAASSIVVSQELQLDEEKVNIYGGAIALGHPIGASGARILTTLAYGLLREQKRYGIASLCIGGGLGLAVLLEANMEQTHKDVQKKKFYQLTPSERRSQLIEKNVLTQETALIFQEQTLSEELSDHMIENQVSEVEIPMGIAQNFQINGKKKWIPMATEEPSVIAAASNGAKICGNICAETPQRLMRGQIVLSGKSEYQAVINAVNHRKEELILCANESYPSIVKRGGGVQDISTREFMGSFHAYLSIDFLVDVKDAMGANMINSILESVANKLQEWFPEEEILFSILSNFATESLASACCEIPFERLGRNKEIGEQIAKKIQQAGEYAKLDPYRAATHNKGIMNGIEAVVAATGNDTRAVSASIHAYAARNGLYQGLTDWQIKGDKLVGKLTVPLAVATVGGASNILPKAKASLAMLDIDSAKELAQVIAAVGLAQNLAALRALVTEGIQKGHMGLQARSLAISIGAIGEEIEQVAKKLREAEKMNQQTAIQILEKIREK, from the coding sequence TTGAAAGAAGTCGTTATGATAGATGCTGCAAGAACGCCGATAGGAAAGTATCGCGGAAGTTTAAGTCCATTTACTGCAGTTGAATTAGGCACACTTGTGACTAAAGGATTATTAGATAAAACAAAACTGAAAAAAGATAAAATCGATCAAGTAATATTTGGAAATGTCCTGCAAGCTGGTAATGGTCAAAATGTTGCCAGACAGATTGCTTTGAACAGCGGTCTCCCTGTAGATGTCCCAGCAATGACGATCAATGAAGTTTGCGGATCTGGTATGAAAGCAGTGATCTTAGCACGCCAGCTGATCCAATTAGGTGAAGCAGAACTTGTGATAGCCGGCGGAACAGAGAGTATGTCTCAAGCACCTATGCTGAAACAGTATCAGTCAGAAACAAATGAATATGGTGAACCAATTTCCAGTATGGTCAACGACGGATTGACTGACGCATTTTCAAATGCACATATGGGATTAACCGCAGAGAATGTTGCAACACAATTTTCTGTGAGCAGAGAAGAGCAGGATCGCTATGCCTTGTCGTCCCAGTTGAAAGCAGCACATGCTGTCGAAGCCGGTGTATTTTCTGAGGAGATCATCCCAGTCAAGATTTCTGATGAAGACGTGTTATCTGAGGATGAAGCAGTTCGTGGAAATAGTACATTGGAAAAACTGGGCACGTTACGTACAGTATTCTCAGAAGAAGGAACTGTAACAGCAGGAAATGCTTCCCCGTTGAATGACGGTGCCTCTGTGGTGATCCTTGCATCCAAAGAATACGCAGAAAATAATAATCTGCCTTATTTAGCAACCATCAAAGAAGTAGCGGAGGTCGGTATTGACCCAAGTATCATGGGAATCGCTCCAATCAAAGCCATTCAAAAATTGACAGATAGATCAGGAATGAATTTATCAACAATCGATCTTTTTGAGATCAATGAAGCATTTGCAGCTTCTTCTATCGTAGTTAGCCAAGAACTGCAGTTAGATGAAGAAAAGGTCAATATATATGGAGGAGCAATCGCATTAGGCCATCCAATTGGTGCAAGCGGTGCACGTATCTTGACTACATTAGCTTACGGATTGCTTCGTGAACAGAAGAGATACGGTATTGCTTCATTATGTATTGGTGGAGGTTTAGGCTTGGCAGTCTTGTTAGAAGCGAATATGGAGCAAACACATAAGGATGTGCAAAAAAAAAAGTTTTATCAGCTTACGCCATCTGAACGGCGCAGTCAATTAATAGAAAAAAATGTATTGACACAAGAAACTGCGTTGATTTTTCAGGAACAAACACTTTCTGAAGAGCTCTCCGATCACATGATCGAAAACCAAGTGAGTGAAGTGGAAATCCCAATGGGGATCGCGCAGAATTTTCAAATCAATGGCAAGAAAAAATGGATTCCGATGGCAACAGAGGAACCATCTGTCATTGCAGCTGCAAGTAATGGTGCAAAAATCTGTGGAAATATCTGCGCAGAAACACCTCAGCGGCTGATGCGAGGGCAAATCGTTCTATCAGGAAAATCGGAGTATCAAGCAGTGATCAATGCAGTTAATCATCGAAAAGAAGAGCTGATTCTTTGTGCAAATGAAAGTTATCCTTCAATCGTGAAACGCGGGGGCGGTGTTCAAGATATCTCTACTCGGGAATTCATGGGGAGTTTCCATGCATACTTATCTATTGATTTTTTAGTGGATGTAAAAGATGCAATGGGCGCTAACATGATCAACTCGATTCTTGAGAGTGTGGCAAACAAGTTACAGGAGTGGTTCCCTGAAGAAGAGATTCTATTCAGTATTTTAAGTAATTTTGCTACAGAATCATTGGCTTCTGCCTGTTGTGAAATCCCATTCGAACGCTTAGGGAGAAACAAAGAAATCGGTGAACAAATTGCCAAAAAAATCCAACAGGCAGGGGAATATGCGAAGCTTGACCCTTACCGTGCAGCAACGCACAACAAAGGGATCATGAATGGTATAGAAGCTGTAGTGGCAGCTACAGGAAATGATACACGTGCGGTTAGCGCTTCGATCCACGCCTACGCGGCAAGAAATGGATTATACCAAGGATTAACAGACTGGCAGATCAAAGGGGATAAACTAGTTGGAAAACTAACGGTGCCTTTGGCTGTTGCCACAGTAGGCGGAGCTTCCAATATCCTGCCAAAAGCAAAAGCATCTTTAGCTATGTTAGATATTGATTCAGCCAAGGAACTAGCACAAGTAATTGCTGCAGTAGGGTTAGCTCAAAACCTGGCTGCTTTGCGTGCATTAGTTACAGAAGGAATCCAAAAAGGCCACATGGGACTTCAAGCTCGTTCATTAGCGATCTCAATTGGGGCTATTGGTGAGGAAATCGAGCAAGTTGCGAAAAAATTACGTGAAGCAGAAAAGATGAACCAGCAGACAGCTATACAAATATTGGAAAAAATCCGGGAAAAATAA